Proteins encoded by one window of Lathyrus oleraceus cultivar Zhongwan6 chromosome 1, CAAS_Psat_ZW6_1.0, whole genome shotgun sequence:
- the LOC127081588 gene encoding uncharacterized protein LOC127081588 isoform X2: MKFHKEYLDLILVPCGLLIMFAYHLFLLHRYIHRPHTTVMGFENNDKRAWVDRIMQAENRDVSTALSVIQSNTSAATFLASVSLTLSSLIGAWIANNSNIFFQSQLIYGDTKATTISIKYICLLTCFLLAFSCFIQSTRHFVHANYLISIPDSFVPISSVELAVIRGGDFWSLGLRALYFALNLLLWFFGPIPMIICSLVMVMVLHYLDSNSRPLHLHPNRSQGGRFQIAKIKKSSMFDNEAQVR; the protein is encoded by the exons ATGAAGTTTCATAAGGAGTATCTTGATTTGATTTTGGTCCCTTGTGGGTTGCTAATCATGTTTGCTTATCACCTCTTTTTGCTTCACAGATACATCCATCGACCTCACACCACAGTCATGGGGTTTGAAAACAATGACAAAAGAGCATGGGTTGACAGAATTATGCAG GCTGAAAATAGGGATGTTAGCACAGCTCTCTCTGTCATTCAATCCAACACATCAGCGGCAACATTCTTGGCCTCAGTTTCTTTGACTCTTTCTTCTCTAATTGGAGCTTGGATTGCAAATAACTCCAATATTTTCTTCCAGAGTCAATTAATCTATGGCGACACAAAAGCAACCACAATTTCCATCAAGTACATTTGCTTACTAACGTGCTTTCTCCTTGCTTTCTCATGCTTTATTCAATCAACAAGACACTTTGTTCATGCAAACTATTTGATAAGCATACCAGATAGTTTTGTTCCAATTAGTAGTGTTGAATTAGCAGTCATAAGAGGTGGTGATTTTTGGTCACTCGGTCTTCGAGCTCTCTATTTCGCACTAAACTTGCTTCTCTGGTTTTTCGGTCCAATACCTATGATTATTTGCTCATTGGTTATGGTTATGGTTCTTCATTATCTTGACTCCAACTCAAGGCCACTGCATCTGCATCCTAATAGGTCTCAGGGTGGCAGGTTTCAGATTGCAAAGATCAAGAAATCATCAATGTTTGATAATGAAGCGCAAGTTCGGTGA